From a single Azospirillum fermentarium genomic region:
- a CDS encoding anhydro-N-acetylmuramic acid kinase gives MQTVIGLMSGTSMDGIDAALLRTDGRNRVEPGAFLTIPYDDGFRARLRSCLGGVGDVPDVERALTDLHAQAVARLLALAGLEPGAVDLIGFHGHTILHAPDDRRTWQIGDGARLARLTGIPVVHDFRSADVGAGGQGAPLVPLYHRALVQAAGLDTPVAVLNIGGVANVTWVGPGTGEEAAVVACDTGPGNALIDDWVLARTGQRFDRDGTLARTGAVHAVELTALLDHPYFSRPAPKALDRDAFDPAPVAGMSDADGAATLTAFTAFAVEQVIPHLPAQPGRWIVTGGGRLNTTLMAMLGDRLRAPVVPTEEVGWNGDAMEAQAFAYLAVRSRLGLPLSLPGTTGVPEPLTGGRYSTPA, from the coding sequence ATGCAGACGGTCATCGGCCTGATGAGCGGTACATCCATGGACGGTATCGATGCGGCTCTTCTGCGCACCGACGGGCGCAACCGGGTGGAACCGGGGGCGTTCCTGACCATTCCCTACGACGACGGGTTCCGCGCCCGCCTGCGGTCGTGCCTGGGCGGGGTGGGGGATGTGCCGGACGTGGAGCGCGCCCTGACCGATCTGCATGCCCAGGCCGTGGCCCGGCTGCTGGCGCTGGCGGGGCTGGAGCCGGGGGCGGTGGACCTCATCGGCTTTCACGGCCACACCATCCTGCACGCTCCCGACGACCGCCGCACCTGGCAGATCGGCGACGGGGCGCGTCTGGCCCGGCTGACCGGCATTCCCGTGGTTCATGATTTCCGTTCCGCCGACGTGGGCGCGGGGGGGCAGGGGGCGCCGCTGGTCCCCCTCTATCACCGTGCGCTGGTACAGGCGGCGGGGCTGGACACGCCGGTGGCGGTGCTGAACATCGGCGGCGTCGCCAACGTCACCTGGGTCGGGCCGGGCACGGGAGAGGAGGCCGCGGTGGTGGCCTGCGACACCGGCCCCGGCAACGCCCTGATCGACGATTGGGTGCTGGCCCGCACCGGCCAGCGGTTCGACCGCGATGGCACCCTGGCCCGCACGGGGGCGGTGCACGCGGTGGAGCTGACCGCGCTGCTGGATCATCCCTATTTCAGCCGCCCGGCGCCCAAGGCGCTGGACCGCGACGCCTTCGACCCCGCCCCGGTGGCCGGGATGTCCGATGCCGACGGGGCGGCGACGCTGACCGCCTTCACCGCCTTTGCCGTGGAACAGGTGATCCCCCACCTGCCGGCCCAGCCCGGCCGCTGGATCGTCACCGGCGGCGGGCGGCTGAACACCACGCTGATGGCGATGCTGGGCGACCGGCTGCGCGCGCCCGTGGTGCCCACCGAGGAGGTGGGGTGGAACGGCGACGCGATGGAGGCGCAGGCCTTTGCCTATCTGGCGGTGCGCAGCCGGCTCGGCCTGCCTTTGAGCCTGCCCGGAACCACGGGCGTGCCGGAGCCGCTGACCGGGGGACGGTACAGCACACCCGCCTGA